A DNA window from Mycolicibacter terrae contains the following coding sequences:
- a CDS encoding amino-acid N-acetyltransferase, which translates to MHSEADPPAQRPLIRRARTSDVPAIKQLVDIYSGKILLEKNLVTLYEAVQEFWVAEDSEQQVVGCGALHVLWSDLGEVRTIAVDPALTGRGIGRALVERLLQVARELQLQRLFVLTFETAFFARHGFTEIDGTPVTAEVFAEMQRSYDVGVAEFLDLSYVKPNTLGNTRMLLIL; encoded by the coding sequence GTGCATTCTGAGGCTGATCCACCGGCCCAGCGGCCCCTGATCCGGCGCGCTCGGACCTCCGACGTCCCCGCGATCAAGCAGCTGGTCGACATCTACTCCGGGAAAATCCTGCTGGAGAAGAACCTGGTGACGCTGTATGAGGCGGTCCAGGAGTTCTGGGTGGCCGAGGATTCCGAACAACAGGTGGTGGGCTGCGGCGCCCTGCACGTGCTGTGGTCGGACCTCGGTGAGGTGCGCACCATCGCCGTGGATCCGGCACTGACGGGCCGCGGTATCGGGCGCGCCCTCGTCGAACGCCTTTTGCAGGTCGCCCGCGAACTGCAGCTGCAGCGGCTGTTCGTACTGACCTTCGAGACCGCGTTCTTCGCCCGGCACGGCTTCACCGAGATCGACGGGACCCCGGTCACCGCAGAGGTATTCGCGGAGATGCAACGCTCCTACGACGTCGGGGTGGCCGAATTCCTCGACCTGAGCTACGTCAAGCCCAACACCCTGGGCAACACCCGGATGCTGTTGATC
- the pgsA gene encoding CDP-diacylglycerol--glycerol-3-phosphate 3-phosphatidyltransferase: MSGQPQTGPAVTRVPVINPANALTVMRLLLVPVFLLALFAEDGHDAKTRIAAFVIFTVAIITDRLDGALARNYGMVTEFGTLADPIADKALIGAALIGLSMLGDLWWWVTVLVLAREIGITVLRFAVLHRGVIPASRGGKLKTLVQAVGIGLLVLPLTGPWLVTAWVVMAAAVVLTVVTGVDYVMSAVADLRGPDRS, encoded by the coding sequence GTGTCGGGGCAACCTCAAACCGGTCCGGCGGTGACGCGCGTCCCCGTGATCAATCCGGCCAACGCGCTGACCGTCATGCGACTGCTGTTGGTCCCGGTCTTTCTGCTGGCGCTGTTCGCCGAAGACGGCCATGACGCTAAGACCCGCATCGCCGCGTTCGTCATCTTCACGGTGGCCATCATCACCGACCGGCTCGACGGTGCGCTTGCCCGCAACTACGGGATGGTGACCGAATTCGGCACCCTGGCCGACCCGATTGCCGACAAGGCGCTGATCGGGGCGGCGTTGATCGGCCTGTCGATGCTCGGCGACCTGTGGTGGTGGGTGACGGTGCTGGTGTTGGCCCGAGAGATCGGGATCACCGTGCTGCGGTTCGCGGTCCTGCACCGCGGGGTGATCCCGGCCAGTCGCGGCGGAAAGCTCAAGACGCTGGTCCAAGCGGTCGGTATCGGGCTGCTCGTCCTGCCCCTGACCGGCCCCTGGCTGGTGACGGCCTGGGTGGTGATGGCCGCCGCCGTGGTGCTGACGGTGGTCACCGGCGTGGACTACGTGATGTCGGCGGTCGCCGACCTTCGAGGGCCCGACCGGAGCTGA
- the clgR gene encoding transcriptional regulator ClgR, whose product MTTLLRESVGEVLRQARTAQGRTLREVSDSARVSLGYLSEVERGRKEASSELLNAICAALRIPLSAVLFDAGNRLARAERAERNIGVTRIDAGTKVVIPPIRAMASA is encoded by the coding sequence ATGACGACATTGCTGCGGGAATCGGTCGGCGAGGTGTTGCGTCAGGCCCGTACGGCGCAGGGTCGCACGCTGCGTGAGGTGTCCGATTCGGCGCGGGTCAGCCTGGGTTACCTCTCGGAGGTCGAGCGCGGCCGCAAGGAAGCGTCCAGCGAGTTGCTCAACGCGATCTGCGCGGCGCTGCGGATCCCGTTGTCGGCGGTGCTCTTCGATGCCGGCAATCGGTTGGCGCGGGCCGAGCGGGCCGAGCGCAACATCGGGGTCACCCGCATCGACGCCGGCACCAAGGTCGTCATCCCGCCGATCCGGGCGATGGCTTCGGCGTGA
- the pspA gene encoding phage shock protein PspA, with protein sequence MANPFVKAWKYVMALFNAKIDEHADPKVQIQQAIEEAQRQHQALTQQAAQVIGNQRQLEMRLNRQLADIEKLQVNVRQALTLADQATASGDTAKATEYTNAAEAFAAQLVTAEQSVEDLKALHDQALSAAMQAKKAVEQNAMVLQQKIAERTKLLSQLEQAKMQEQVSASLRSMSEIAAPGTTPSLDEVRDKIERRYANAVGAAELAQGSVQGRMLEVEQAGVQMAGHSRLEQIRASMRGEALPAGGTAVAPSQPTPAAPQSGANPSPENPLDR encoded by the coding sequence ATGGCCAACCCGTTCGTCAAGGCGTGGAAGTACGTGATGGCGCTGTTCAACGCCAAGATCGACGAGCACGCCGATCCGAAGGTGCAGATCCAGCAGGCGATCGAAGAGGCGCAGCGCCAGCACCAGGCACTCACCCAGCAGGCCGCGCAGGTGATCGGCAACCAGCGACAGCTGGAGATGCGGCTGAACCGCCAGTTGGCCGATATCGAGAAGCTTCAGGTCAACGTACGCCAGGCGCTGACGCTGGCCGACCAGGCCACCGCGTCGGGGGACACCGCCAAGGCCACCGAATACACCAACGCCGCCGAGGCGTTCGCGGCTCAGCTGGTCACCGCCGAACAGAGCGTCGAAGACCTCAAGGCCCTGCACGACCAGGCGCTGTCGGCGGCGATGCAGGCCAAGAAGGCCGTCGAGCAGAACGCGATGGTGCTGCAGCAGAAGATCGCCGAGCGCACCAAGCTGCTCAGCCAGCTCGAACAGGCGAAGATGCAGGAGCAGGTGAGCGCGTCGCTGCGGTCGATGAGCGAGATCGCCGCGCCCGGAACCACCCCCAGCCTCGATGAGGTCCGCGACAAGATCGAACGGCGCTACGCCAACGCGGTCGGCGCCGCCGAGTTGGCGCAGGGCTCGGTGCAGGGCCGGATGCTCGAGGTGGAACAGGCCGGTGTGCAGATGGCCGGCCACTCCCGGCTGGAGCAGATCCGCGCGTCGATGCGCGGTGAGGCACTGCCCGCCGGCGGCACCGCTGTGGCGCCGAGCCAGCCCACCCCGGCGGCTCCGCAGTCCGGTGCCAATCCTTCGCCCGAGAATCCGCTGGACCGGTAG
- the pspM gene encoding phage shock envelope stress response protein PspM → MAVRAGGLRDRRRGALLQRAVDRASEAADFLADRLGAISDPRARLLRKRRWALRLGLFFGAACGFWMLVTALLASWATPVWVLLITGLIAAGAAAPATLLLLRYRWLRSVPLPAVRAVTARRLPPPGSAARPAMYALGASERGMVSLLGVLERGRLLPAGEITELTAAVNGAASTMAATAAQVVSMERAVQHSAQSREYLVPTINAFTAQLSAGVRQYNEMVTAAAQLVASANDGSSTPSGDPMNSPMSQQRYREELTSATDRMLGWAQAFDELAELPRI, encoded by the coding sequence ATGGCCGTGAGAGCCGGGGGCCTCAGAGATCGCCGCCGGGGCGCACTGCTTCAGCGCGCCGTCGACCGTGCCAGCGAGGCCGCCGACTTCCTCGCCGACAGGCTCGGTGCGATCTCCGATCCGCGGGCCAGATTGCTGCGCAAGCGCCGCTGGGCGCTGCGCCTGGGGCTGTTCTTCGGTGCCGCGTGCGGGTTCTGGATGCTGGTGACGGCCCTACTGGCGTCGTGGGCCACACCGGTGTGGGTGTTGTTGATCACCGGGCTGATCGCCGCCGGTGCGGCCGCCCCGGCAACGCTGCTGTTGCTGCGGTATCGGTGGCTGCGTTCGGTTCCACTGCCGGCGGTGCGGGCCGTGACCGCCCGCCGCCTGCCGCCGCCCGGTTCGGCGGCGCGACCGGCGATGTACGCGCTGGGCGCCTCCGAGCGCGGCATGGTGTCGCTGCTGGGCGTATTGGAGCGTGGCCGGCTGCTGCCGGCCGGTGAGATCACCGAACTGACCGCCGCCGTCAACGGGGCCGCGTCGACGATGGCGGCCACCGCTGCCCAGGTGGTGTCGATGGAGCGCGCAGTGCAACACAGCGCCCAGTCACGGGAGTACCTGGTGCCGACGATCAACGCATTCACCGCTCAGTTGAGTGCCGGAGTTCGCCAGTACAACGAAATGGTCACCGCCGCAGCGCAACTGGTGGCATCAGCGAACGACGGGTCATCGACGCCTTCCGGCGATCCGATGAATTCGCCGATGTCCCAACAGCGTTACCGCGAGGAGCTGACCAGCGCGACCGACCGCATGCTCGGCTGGGCGCAGGCGTTCGACGAACTCGCCGAGCTGCCCCGGATCTAG
- a CDS encoding DUF5313 domain-containing protein, whose protein sequence is MNTRVNRPRRPNATQYLRYCYGRPLPPELLDWVRNDLAGPGATVRMIMRAVVPTTLILIPFWLLPTDFLTHMSMTFPIWFMAILFSHALNKVWRKHMLRMHGLDPELADARKRERDAHIHRAYVERYGPRPEFGDQRTDDI, encoded by the coding sequence TTGAACACCCGAGTGAACAGGCCCCGGCGGCCTAACGCGACCCAATACCTCCGGTATTGCTACGGACGGCCCCTACCTCCCGAGCTCCTGGACTGGGTCCGCAACGACCTGGCCGGGCCGGGTGCCACCGTTCGAATGATCATGCGCGCCGTCGTGCCGACGACGCTGATCCTGATCCCGTTCTGGCTGTTGCCAACTGACTTCCTGACGCATATGAGCATGACGTTTCCGATCTGGTTCATGGCGATCCTGTTCTCGCATGCGCTCAACAAGGTATGGCGCAAGCACATGCTGCGGATGCACGGCCTCGACCCGGAACTCGCCGACGCGCGCAAGCGCGAGCGCGATGCCCACATTCACCGGGCTTACGTCGAACGCTACGGCCCGCGACCCGAATTCGGGGATCAGCGAACCGACGACATCTAG
- a CDS encoding limonene-1,2-epoxide hydrolase family protein, producing the protein MTEPSVQQIEAAANIRTVETFLDALADDDHDAAATVLAEDVVYQNVGLPTIYGRSATIGLFRRMAGRAAFDVKIHRIAADGAAVLTERTDALTLGPLRLQFWVCGVFEVHNGRITLWRDYFDFLDMFKATLRAIAATVFPALRPTM; encoded by the coding sequence ATGACCGAACCGAGTGTCCAGCAGATCGAGGCGGCCGCCAACATCCGTACGGTGGAGACGTTCCTCGACGCCCTCGCCGACGATGATCACGACGCGGCGGCCACGGTCCTCGCCGAGGACGTGGTGTATCAGAACGTCGGGTTGCCGACCATCTACGGCCGCAGCGCCACTATCGGGTTGTTCCGCCGGATGGCCGGCCGGGCGGCCTTCGATGTGAAAATCCACCGCATCGCCGCCGACGGCGCGGCGGTGCTCACCGAGCGCACTGACGCGCTGACCCTGGGCCCGCTGCGGCTGCAGTTCTGGGTGTGCGGGGTGTTCGAGGTACACAATGGGCGTATCACGTTGTGGCGCGACTACTTTGACTTCCTCGACATGTTCAAGGCGACGTTGCGGGCGATCGCAGCGACCGTCTTCCCCGCGCTACGCCCGACGATGTAG
- a CDS encoding glycosyltransferase — MRIVVVAGPDPGHAFPAIALCRRFLAAGDAPTLLTGVRWLDTARAAGVDAAELLGLDATAADDDADDGAKLHHRAARMAQQNREQLRVLAPDLVVSDVITACGGMAAELLGIPWVELSPHPLYLPSKGLPPIGSGLAPGRGVRGRLRDTMMRSLTARSVRSGLRQRAEARAGIGLPDRDPGPLRRLIATLPALEVPRPDWPAEAVVVGPLHFEPTEELLAVPPGSGPLVVVAPSTATTGAAGLAELVLEHLVPGEGLPEGARVAVSRLNGPELTLPPWAVAGLGRQDELLSRADLVVCGGGHGMVAKSLLAGLPLVVVPGGGDQWEIANRVVRQGSGRLIRPLTPAALVEEVRAVLASPSFRDAARRAAEGAADVADPVRACHEALSCAE; from the coding sequence ATGCGCATCGTGGTAGTCGCCGGGCCCGACCCCGGCCACGCATTCCCGGCGATCGCGCTGTGCCGGCGTTTTCTCGCGGCCGGGGACGCGCCGACGCTGCTGACCGGGGTGCGGTGGCTCGACACCGCACGCGCCGCCGGGGTGGACGCCGCGGAGCTGCTCGGACTCGACGCCACCGCCGCCGATGACGACGCCGATGACGGGGCCAAGCTTCATCATCGGGCGGCCCGCATGGCGCAACAGAACCGCGAGCAGCTGCGAGTGCTGGCGCCGGACCTGGTGGTCTCCGACGTGATCACCGCCTGCGGGGGAATGGCCGCCGAACTGCTCGGGATCCCCTGGGTCGAACTCAGCCCGCATCCGCTGTACCTGCCCTCCAAGGGACTGCCGCCGATCGGCAGCGGGCTGGCGCCGGGCCGCGGGGTGAGGGGGCGGTTGCGGGACACGATGATGCGGTCGCTGACCGCACGGTCGGTGCGATCCGGTCTGCGACAGCGCGCCGAGGCCCGGGCGGGCATCGGTCTGCCGGACCGCGATCCCGGGCCACTGCGGCGCCTGATCGCCACGTTGCCCGCCCTCGAGGTGCCCCGGCCCGACTGGCCCGCCGAGGCCGTCGTCGTCGGGCCGCTGCACTTCGAGCCGACCGAAGAGCTGCTCGCTGTGCCACCGGGTTCCGGCCCGCTGGTGGTGGTGGCGCCGTCCACCGCGACGACCGGGGCCGCCGGGTTGGCCGAGCTGGTGTTGGAGCACCTGGTGCCCGGCGAAGGGCTGCCCGAAGGCGCCCGGGTCGCAGTCTCGCGGCTTAACGGCCCCGAGTTGACCCTGCCGCCATGGGCCGTCGCCGGGCTGGGCCGCCAGGACGAACTGCTGTCCCGCGCCGATCTGGTCGTCTGCGGCGGCGGGCACGGGATGGTGGCCAAATCCCTGCTGGCCGGACTGCCGCTGGTGGTGGTGCCCGGCGGGGGCGACCAGTGGGAGATTGCCAACCGCGTTGTGCGCCAGGGCAGCGGACGGCTGATCCGGCCGCTGACTCCGGCGGCGCTGGTCGAGGAGGTGCGCGCCGTGCTGGCGTCACCGAGCTTCCGTGACGCCGCACGACGGGCCGCCGAGGGCGCCGCCGACGTGGCCGACCCGGTACGGGCGTGCCACGAGGCCCTTTCCTGCGCTGAGTAG
- a CDS encoding DUF3046 domain-containing protein: MRRTEFHERVALRFGAAYGATVLTDHVLGAVGGRTAAQAIEDGVEPRDVWWALCADFDVPRDQW, encoded by the coding sequence GTGCGCCGGACCGAATTCCACGAGCGGGTCGCGCTGCGCTTCGGTGCGGCTTACGGCGCCACGGTGCTGACCGACCACGTGCTGGGCGCGGTGGGCGGACGGACCGCCGCTCAGGCGATCGAGGACGGGGTTGAGCCCCGCGATGTGTGGTGGGCGCTGTGCGCGGACTTCGACGTGCCGCGCGATCAGTGGTGA
- a CDS encoding TetR/AcrR family transcriptional regulator — MKRPGVVRDYGGISAVDRRAERRGKLLAAGRRIWGESGIGEVTVRGVCAAAGLIPRYFYEQFPNRDALLFAVSDDVRDQLLEAMVTAGVGDPGTLSDKLRSALTAFLDLIAADPYIHRIATSDLSAVPGLNEHRARILDLITDSVVEHAPGVLDSEVPPPAELRRGALFIVGGVNQIIEAWLANPVESTTELAALCSDLAVALVRSITSPQDHSHH, encoded by the coding sequence ATGAAACGCCCGGGAGTTGTGCGCGACTACGGCGGCATCAGCGCGGTCGACCGCCGTGCCGAACGCCGGGGCAAACTCCTGGCCGCCGGCCGCCGGATCTGGGGTGAATCCGGAATCGGCGAAGTCACCGTCCGCGGTGTCTGTGCCGCCGCGGGGCTGATCCCCCGCTACTTCTACGAGCAATTCCCCAACCGGGATGCGCTGCTGTTCGCGGTCTCCGACGACGTCCGCGACCAACTGCTCGAAGCGATGGTCACCGCCGGCGTCGGTGATCCCGGCACGCTCTCGGACAAACTGCGGTCGGCGCTGACGGCCTTCCTCGACCTCATTGCCGCCGACCCCTACATCCACCGCATCGCCACCAGCGACCTGTCCGCCGTACCCGGACTCAACGAGCACCGCGCACGCATCCTCGACCTCATCACCGACTCGGTCGTCGAGCACGCTCCCGGCGTCCTCGACAGCGAGGTTCCGCCGCCCGCGGAGTTACGCCGCGGCGCCCTGTTCATCGTCGGCGGCGTCAATCAGATCATCGAGGCCTGGCTGGCCAACCCCGTCGAATCCACCACCGAATTGGCCGCGCTCTGCTCGGATCTGGCCGTCGCCCTGGTCCGCAGCATCACGAGCCCGCAGGATCACTCTCACCACTGA